The DNA region AAACACAGCCCACAgcggcagggctggctctcAGGGAGGTGCAGTCTCTTTCCCTCGGAGGGTTTCAGACCAGTTCGGCTGCAGGAGCAGCGCCGGGCTGTGTGTGGGGTTCCACTAAAGCTCGAGTGATTGCACCGCAAATCcagcaggaaggaggagaaaccccctgcagcccccatcaGTTGGCTTTCTGCTCCGGCTCCTCTTTCTTTGGGTGCTGCTTCAGCTTGTAGTCGGCCAAGGCGGCCTTGATTGCGTCCTCAGCcagcactagaaaaaaaaaaacacgtttttttattattttttaaataaatacttcaagAACAggttatttataaaaaaaggTGATGTtaagagcaggagcaggcagcagggagcacgGTGCCTCACAACATCAGGATTTGAacttttcatttctgattttctgatCTCTGCAGGCACCAAAAGATGGAATCGATGTGAAAATTCACAACCAAGGCCTGCACGTAAGCAAGGTTCTCTTGCAGGCCAATCTTTGCTGCTCCACGTGCAGAAAGTTTATTTAGAGAGCACGCAGCAGCCTCCACAGTGCCCCCAGAAGGCTCTCCCTGCAGTCCAGCTGTTTAACTCTCCCAGCTCAGCCCCGTACTTACTGGAGCAGTGCAGTTTGACCGGAGGAAGGCAAAGTTCTTTCGCAATATCCGTGTTCTTGATCTTTAACGCTTCGTCGACCTGAAATGTAGTTAGTGTGTGGTCAGCAGCCACCTCACGCACGCACACACGCCACAGAGGCGCTCGCTGCAAGCTTTAAAGCTCCAGAGCCAACTGAATCGACACGGGAAAACATCTCAAACTGCTGGGGGCAATAAGAAATGCTGAGAGCATGATAAGATGTGCAAAGCCTCTCAACAttccctgtttttttctgtacctGACACGCAACAAGTTTAAGGAATACCTCAGACAGAGCAGTGGCAGTAACAAACCACAGCGTGCCAGTGTCACTGCAGGGACTGTCCCCTCCCCGATCCCAACAGTCAACTTGAATGCTTAAATACTTCAATATTTAGGCACACAGCACCATTTCCAACCCCTTACCGTCTTCCCTTTAACCCACTCTGTTGCCAGGGAGCTGGAAGCGATCGCTGACCCACAGCCAAAAGTCTTGAAGCGAGCTTCGACGATCCTGCCGTTCTCGTCCACTTCGACCTGGAAGAACATGGGGAAGAACACCTCAGCTCCACgaggcagagcccagggcagcagggacaagccctgcccaggctccagggGACATTTTAACATTCGAACGTGCTGACAGGAGAAAGCTGCGTCACAGCCCTGGCTGAGGGGAGGGAAACAGCAGCAGGCGTGGGCCTCGCAGTGTCCCCATGCTCCCCCTGTGTCAGCCCTGAGGTTCCTCACCTGCAGCTTCATGACGTCCCCACAAGCCGGGGCGCCCACCAGCCCGGTGCCCACATTCTTGGCGTTGCGGTCGAGGGAACCAACGTTGCGCGGGTTCTCGTAGTGATCCACCACCTGGCGGGGCAGAAACAGCACCGTaaaatcataaaggttggaaaaaacaCTCAAGATCACCCCCTCCCACCAATGTCACTCAGCAAGCCGTGCCCCCAGGCACCACGTCCGACCTctccttgagcacccccagggatggtgacgccaccacctccctgggcagcccgtcccAACGCCTGGCTGCTGTTGAGGAGAAATCTCTCCTTAATTCCAACCTGAACAGCTCGGGGCCATTCCCtcctctttctgagaagaaatctcTCCTTGTTTGCAACCTGAACAACTCGGGGCCGTTCCCTCTCCTCCTATCGCTGCTTATCGATGAGGAAAGGCCAACCCCAGCTCCCCGTAAATTCTTACCAAATAATTATAAAGCACAATAAGCTCTCCCCATAGCCTCTATCCCACCCCCAGCCGCCCCTCACAGGCtttgtgcccccagccctgccccagccccactccAGGCCCTCAACGCCCTTCTCATAGCAACGACGCCACAACCCCACACAGCGCCCGACCTCCGGAGCTGCCCCCAACCCCTCCACAACCCCTCCCCGGTTTCTCGGTGCCctccgcagcccccagcccctcaccttTTTGTGGTAACCCAGCGccggcccccccgccccgcgcgcAGGCCGCAGGAGCAGCGCCGCCCCCGCCCTCCCCAGCGCCGCCATCTTGCGTCTGGCTGCGCTCTGCCCTGCCCGCCCTTCAGGACCCCTCCTCAGCGAGGCCCCGAGCTGCCCGCGGCGCCGCCTGTTTCCCGGTCCAACCGCCGCGGGGCAAAACCGGGCAGCGCTCAGCGCACGGCGGTCGAGGAGCGGTGAGAAACCGGGAGCGGTGCGGGAGGGCTGCGAGGGTTTCTTCTCACGGCGGGTGAGCGGTGGGTGTGCGCTGCTTTGAGGCAGGCGCGGCGCGGACGGCCCCGGCGGGTGGCTGGAGCGCGgcgggcgctgaggggagctgcataagatggcggcggcgggagctgaggcggcggcggcggcggctgaggaggaggcggaggaggggGGGAAGCGGAGGCTGCCGCTGCCGGACCCGGAATCGGGCGGTGATTCGGAGGACGAAGGAGACTCGGACTCGTCAGGGGATGGCGAggatgaggagaaggagaaCGAGGCCGAGATCCAGCggctggaggagcaggtgaGGGGGGTGGTGAGGGGAGGGGGACCCCAGAGGGACCCTCCCGGTTGCTGTGGGCTCCCTCGGGGCGCCCTCGGCCTTGGCCGTGCTTTTATGGGGTCCCCCGTGGGTCCCGAGGGTTTTAGGGAGGTCCTGGGGGTCCCCGGTGTGGTgtggggctcgggggggggggtcacggaGCTCTTTCTCCTCAGAGAGCCCCAACGGGCAGGCGAAACGCGCTGAGGGGCTTTGGGGTCGGTCCCGTTGTTTTCCGTTAAATTTTGGGACACCCAAAACGCCTTAGTTTTATCACAGGAACTGGTCCTTACTCACTTAAAACGCCCGAGCAATTTTCTGCCGTGCGCCAGGTTTTGGCACCTGTGCTGCCAAGCAGGCTTTAGAGCTCAAAATTTGCTTTTTAGTACAGCTTTAAAGCTCAGTTAAACTCAAAGTGTGTCTTTATAAGTGTCTGTGGCCTGAAAGTATCCTGTGGGCACCACTGGAGCCAGCTGTGTGCAGGGAGGGAGATGCTGGGCTGGTCGCATGAACCCATGAGGAGATTCACGTGCTGTGAGAGCGTGTGGTGTTCTGCTAAATGTTCTCTCACTTCTGCATGTCTGTTGCTTTATGATGCCTTAAAaatccacttttatttttttcttgaagcttTCCATCAACGCTTTTGACTACAACTGCCACCTGGACCTGATAAAGCTGCTCCGCCAGGAGGGAGAGCTGGTGAAGCTGAGGAGAGCTCGCCAGAAGATGAGCGAGCTCTTTCCGCTTACCGAAGGTACGGAGCTCGGCTCGgcttgcagctgctgctgctgctcagggatcAGTCAGCGATGCACAggcattttggggtgaaatcccCTCGTTTCAGCAGTGAAATATGTTTGTGCGTGGTTTCAAACTCCAGTTTGAGGTCTAAAAGAGCAGAGCTAAGCTCTGCACGCAGTTGTGGGCAGGCCTTAAAGCGCGtagttctttttcttcctaataaaCCCAGAGGCAATGTAAATACCACAGAGGCTGTTCCGCCGGTGTACTTTTAGCCTTGGCAAGGGAAAGTTTCCTTTTATGCGTGTGGGAACGTGCAGCCTATGGAGGCATTTATTGTTTCCTGTAAAATGGGAGGAAGGTGTGCCACTCAGCAGCTCTTTGGTTGCTGGTGCACTCAGATCTTCTACACAAACTACCAATAACTTGCTGCTTGCAGCTGCAGCTTTCTTTAAATAACTGTGTGCTTGTTTTGTACCCAGCTGGAGAGGTCTGTGCCAAAGTCTTCATTCAAATTAATTGTAATTGTGGCTAAagttgcttttttccccattgtccCTCTCTGTGTTTTTAACTCTGTTATTAAAAACTCCAAACACTTGAACAAACaattgagtttatttttttctgagctttttGTGATGGGTTCTGAACTTGTTGGTTTCAGAAATCTGGCTGGACTGGCTGAAGGATGAGATAAAGATGGCTTCTGAGATCTCGGAGCGAGAGAAAGTTTATGAGCTGTTTGAGAGAGCCGTGAAAGACTACATCTGTAAGTTCTTAATATTTGTTATAAAACATATTGTTACATTCGGATTACGCCTTTCTAGGGAAATCTTTTCGTTCTAATGCAGAAATTGCATCAAAAATATTAGCATGGAGTGATCCTCGCTTTGTTCTGAAGTGTTTGAGTTACAGGCCACTTAAAGGCAATGCTTTAAGTACCACTGCAGTCTAAGATAGTCTAAgctaacattaaaaaatactttaaatgctttttttgcaCTTTTCTAATGTCCTTAAGCAGCAAGTATTGTGCTTGGTTAAGGAATGCTTTCTGCATTACCCACGGTATGTTCTTGAGCTCTTTTTTGAGGAGAATGAACCCTGTTGAGATGCTCACTTCTGTTCTCACCTTCTGTGTTGGTTAGCGCTGCTTTTGTTGTCGTTTCTGTTATGTGACAGCTCCTAAAACAGCCTGTAGTTGCTGTCCTGGAGGTGGCACTCCTGAAATGCTTTGACGTGGAAGAACCTCGCCGTGTGGCCCTTGTTAAAGCGAGGGCAGCACGTGGTGGCTTGTCTCTgtcaggagctgcctgcagccatatGCTGCTTCAGAGCACTGCGTGCTGCTTGGGTGTTGTGGCAAGGTGCTGAAAACGTGATGTTGGAAGGagcagagaaggactggtgtcATCAGAGGGGAATCTCTTCCAGAAAATTCATGTAAAATGTCCCAGCACGAGCATGGCTGGCACTGCCGGGCGTTGGTGGGAGTAAAGAAAACTGTGTCTTGGTCTACTTGTGTTTGGGGAGCAGAGAcccctttctgcttttcaagGTCCTTAGCTCATCCGTTTCTCCTAACCTTGTTCAGGTCCTGAAATTTGGCTGGAGTACGCCCAGTACTCGATCGGCGGCATCGGGCAGGAGGGAGGAATCGAGAAGGTTCGCTCCATATTTGAGAGAGCCTTAACAGCCGTTGGGCTGCACGTGACAAAAGGAACGGCTCTGTGGGAAGCGTACCGCGAGTTTGAGAACGCCATCCTGGAAACAGCACAGGTAAGGCCAATCCCCTGGGCTACTGCAAGTAAAAACCTCTGGTATCGCTTCTGAAGCCACCTTGTGCTGCTTCTTCGTCAGACACTGAGCAAAGAGGCTGTGGGGTTGCTCAGCTGTTACTTCTCAGCTGTAGAAACTGGCCCTGTGCTCTGGGAAAGGCGTTCTCTGCATTTGTTGGTGTAATAATGAGTCTGTGCTTAAATAAGATCATAAAATTTCACATCTGGAAGCAAAATTTCTGTGCTTTAGCTTGAGCTGACAAGAATAATGTTAAACCAACTAGCTTTACTATTAAGGAGCTTGATTATTAGGCGTTATAATTCTTCCCAGTGAATACTTCTGCACGTAATCGATCGTGTTTACATTTCTAGGCTGTCTTCCCCTTCAGCATTGAGCTCATTCATTGTCTCACCCTTTTTGCAACTTAGGGATTCTAGTGTATTACCCCTGGAACATGCAGGCTTGATGTCTACAAAGGATAGATACCTTTACAAGATGTCCAGaacatgaatattttcatttcctttcagcTTACTACATAAGATACGTCAGTTAATCACTAATGAAATGCCCTAACACAAGGGTAATGGGCGAACACCCTTCCCCTGATAAACAGAAAGGAATCTGGAAGTTTTAAATCATCCGTGCGAGCAGCAGGGATTTATTGAGAAACTCTCTGGCAGCCCAGTGGGCTTGTGGAATGGCACGATCACACACTGTTTATCTCCAGGTTTTCATTTCCCAATGTGTGCCTCAGCTTTCACTGAGGAACATTTTTTACATTCACCCAGTTCAAAGCCCAGCAGTTCCTGAGTTTTAGCTTTCACAGCAGCCACCTGAGATGCAAGTTGCCTACGTCTGTGCTTCAAGGCTCGTGTAGTCATTTGGAGCCCAGATCCCCAGCCCATAAACAATACCCCCTCGTGTTCCTCGGCTCGGGCTTGAGGGAGCTGATTACATTTCAATCCTTTTGTTTGTAGCCAGCTCCTGGCAGCGTTCCGTCGcccgagcagcagcagatgctcTGCAGCCAGCTTGAGAGGATCCACACGCTGTTCAGGCGCCAGCTGGGGATCCCGCTGTTAGGTGAGAGCCTTTGCACTGGGGGAGATGGCGTGAATAACCTGGTACAGCGAGGCTTTGGTCGTGATTATTCCTCTGGTAGAGCCACACAAATTGTGATATCTGAACATTCCTTACTTGGTTACGTTTGCCTGTCTTTGGGGTCCCTTGAATGATGTGCGTTTCCcttttattcagaaatattaattGAAACTTGGTTTGCCTGTTCCTTCAGTGCATAATTTGAGATCACTTAGGCCATTTAAAGTACAAGTAATTAGTGTGAAACATGACCATCAGGAGCTAGGAATTCAGCTGTGAAGCTCACTGTACAAGAAGCTTGGTTGGTAGGAAAATAATACGTGCTGACAGCTGGGTTGTTAGTCTGCCGTATCAGGTTCATTTAACTTTAAACTCCTTGAGTCCCTTTTCTTGGTTCGTTGTCTCCTTCCAGGAGAAGTCGAGGCACAGATCTTTGACTTCTTCATTTACGTATTGGAAGAATCTGGGCTGGCTTCTGCTTTAAAGACTTGGGAAGATCTTGGGACTTTAGTTCTTGTAAAGCAAAGCCGTTAGCTTTAAAATAACTTGTCCTGAGTTTGTGTTCAAATTACACTATATACGATAGTGTACAACCCCCTTAAAGGTGTAGTAGTGTAGCAGTAAATATACAAACAGAAACactcatttattaaaatgaaaaattgaatttCATTTAGTCCATTGATGGCATTAATGATGTGGTTTCATGTCTTCATAGATATGGAGGCCTCATATGCTGAGTACGAGGAATGGTCAGAAGAGCCGATACCAGAAACAATAATAAAGAACTACAAAAAAGCTCTGCAGCAACTGGAGAAGTGTAAACCATACGAAGAGGCACTGGTAATGCTTTTACTTTCACGTTGCtgtaaaaataacaattaattGGTTTGTGGTGACTTTTTTTCTCTAGTCTGTGAGATAAGGGAGCTCCCTTGAGCATGGTTAGCTGGCTAGCAGCTATGAGCAGTACGCAAGGCACTTCATAACCAGATGTGCTGGAAACTTTTGAAGCTGCTGATATTTAGAGGCCAAGCTCACGTTTGAAATTTTGCCTGAGACCTACCCTGAGTGACAGTTGGGCTGTTTGAATCACACTTCgttgagatttttatttttccctttcctattTGTTTTATAGCTGGGTGCTGAGACTCCAAAGCTAGCAGAGTACCAAGCTTACATCGATTTTGAGATGAAAGCAGGTGATCCAGCTCGCATTCAGTTGATCTACGAGAGGGCTTTGGCTGAGAACTGCCTTGTACCAGATCTTTGGGCACGCTACAACCAGTATTTGGTAAggcaaacagaaatgtttggggttttatcttccatttttctttgtcttttttgtttta from Anas platyrhynchos isolate ZD024472 breed Pekin duck chromosome 16, IASCAAS_PekinDuck_T2T, whole genome shotgun sequence includes:
- the ISCU gene encoding iron-sulfur cluster assembly enzyme ISCU, translated to MAALGRAGAALLLRPARGAGGPALGYHKKVVDHYENPRNVGSLDRNAKNVGTGLVGAPACGDVMKLQVEVDENGRIVEARFKTFGCGSAIASSSLATEWVKGKTVDEALKIKNTDIAKELCLPPVKLHCSMLAEDAIKAALADYKLKQHPKKEEPEQKAN